From a single Arachnia propionica genomic region:
- a CDS encoding amino acid permease, with protein sequence MKPRHLVMMSLGSAIGAGLFVGSGEGIATAGPAVLLSYVISGAIVLAVMRMLGEMVAEDPNPGAFSYYADKALGSAAGFAIGWLWWIEMGLVVATEATAAARYLNTLVPGFPQWGFALIIMVVFTGINLFKVGSFGEFEFWFSLIKIAFVAVFLVLGMAFLLGFSPAPSPGWGNLLGSDFMPHGFKGVASALLVVIFAFGGVEIVAVAAAETADPERSIRKAVNTILWRILIFYMGAVTIMLLALPWNDPALKEAPFVAVLNAAGLPAIAALIGIVIVVALLSSLNANLYGGSRMIFSLAERRMGPAMMRGTNARGVPVAAVLSTSFLGFIAAALNYFWAEEVLKFLLNMVGSTMIVIWLGIIVSHLALRRRAVRDGNPSSTGFPVALSWATLVAVVAVVALGFTVPEIAMQLSSTFALTALLAAVGGWFVTRAGGTGPGSEPAANNRM encoded by the coding sequence ATGAAACCCCGTCACCTCGTGATGATGAGCCTCGGATCAGCCATCGGAGCCGGGCTGTTCGTGGGGTCCGGTGAGGGCATAGCGACGGCAGGACCCGCGGTGTTGCTGTCCTATGTGATCTCCGGGGCGATCGTCCTGGCCGTGATGCGCATGCTCGGCGAGATGGTGGCGGAAGACCCGAACCCGGGGGCGTTTTCCTACTACGCGGACAAGGCCCTCGGATCCGCCGCCGGATTCGCGATCGGCTGGTTGTGGTGGATCGAGATGGGGCTGGTGGTCGCGACCGAGGCAACCGCGGCGGCACGATACCTCAATACGCTCGTCCCCGGTTTCCCGCAGTGGGGATTCGCGCTGATCATCATGGTGGTCTTCACGGGAATCAACCTGTTCAAGGTGGGAAGTTTCGGTGAATTCGAATTCTGGTTCTCGCTGATCAAGATCGCCTTCGTGGCGGTTTTCCTGGTGCTCGGAATGGCCTTCCTTCTCGGCTTCTCTCCAGCGCCCTCACCCGGGTGGGGGAACCTGCTGGGAAGCGACTTCATGCCCCACGGATTCAAGGGAGTCGCATCGGCTCTGCTGGTCGTGATCTTCGCCTTCGGGGGCGTGGAGATAGTCGCTGTCGCCGCCGCTGAGACCGCCGACCCGGAACGCAGCATCAGGAAGGCCGTCAACACGATCCTGTGGCGCATCCTCATCTTCTACATGGGTGCTGTGACGATCATGCTGCTCGCCCTGCCCTGGAACGACCCCGCCCTCAAGGAAGCGCCCTTCGTCGCGGTCTTGAACGCGGCGGGACTGCCCGCCATCGCGGCACTCATCGGGATCGTGATCGTCGTCGCGCTGCTGTCCTCGCTCAACGCGAATCTCTACGGCGGGTCGCGCATGATCTTCTCGCTCGCCGAGCGACGTATGGGGCCTGCGATGATGCGTGGCACGAATGCTCGCGGCGTGCCCGTGGCAGCCGTGCTGTCCACCTCGTTCCTCGGGTTTATCGCGGCGGCACTGAACTACTTCTGGGCGGAGGAGGTGCTGAAATTCCTGCTGAACATGGTCGGCTCCACCATGATCGTCATCTGGTTGGGGATCATCGTCTCGCACCTGGCGCTGCGCCGCCGTGCCGTCCGCGACGGCAATCCCTCGTCCACGGGTTTCCCGGTGGCTCTGTCCTGGGCAACCCTGGTCGCGGTGGTCGCGGTGGTCGCGCTCGGGTTCACGGTGCCCGAGATCGCAATGCAACTCTCCAGTACCTTCGCCCTGACGGCCCTGCTTGCAGCGGTCGGAGGCTGGTTCGTCACACGTGCGGGCGGCACTGGCCCAGGGAGTGAACCAGCTGCGAACAACAGGATGTGA
- a CDS encoding VanZ family protein: protein MQDWVNNGLLAAIIGAVAFAALFLPGLVWQYRRFGRLSFARLLGLAAVCLYATALLTYTLLPLPERSVEWCRLHAQGMNLQPFAFIDDIRKAAPGRSLRGLLTSFTVLQVAFNVVLFVPFGVILRRYFNRSVLVTTLLGAGTSLLIELTQLTGLWFIYPCAFRTADVDDLMTNTLGTILGAVLAPVLLWWMPRAHQLAQDRLTPRPVTMWRRWMGMLIDAVLVALVAGTTTVVLRAVMMLLLRDASEEWIPLISPVAFAVATIAVFVWPAWNHLAASVGQTVVWLTPKWRNADGTLHDGSRFRRVIRSLVVPASLLIPMCLALFFTSSPFIWLLPLVVPLSLVMVPFTRTHRSLSCWLTGAQMVDIRAEETDKALPVH, encoded by the coding sequence TTGCAGGACTGGGTGAACAATGGTCTACTCGCCGCGATCATCGGAGCCGTGGCATTCGCGGCGCTGTTCCTGCCAGGCCTGGTCTGGCAGTACCGCCGCTTCGGTCGGCTGAGTTTCGCCCGTCTGCTCGGGCTCGCAGCGGTGTGTCTCTACGCCACCGCACTGCTCACCTACACCCTCCTGCCGCTGCCGGAGCGTTCCGTCGAGTGGTGTCGGCTCCACGCCCAGGGAATGAACCTGCAGCCGTTCGCCTTCATCGACGACATCCGCAAGGCCGCGCCGGGACGTTCACTGCGAGGTCTGTTGACCAGCTTCACGGTGCTGCAGGTGGCCTTCAACGTGGTGCTGTTCGTACCGTTCGGGGTGATCCTGCGCCGCTATTTCAACCGCTCCGTTCTCGTCACAACCCTTCTGGGGGCGGGCACCAGCCTCCTCATCGAACTGACCCAGCTCACCGGCTTGTGGTTCATCTATCCCTGCGCTTTCCGGACCGCTGATGTGGACGACCTCATGACCAACACCCTCGGCACCATCCTGGGAGCGGTCCTGGCTCCGGTGCTGCTGTGGTGGATGCCGCGCGCCCACCAGCTGGCGCAGGACAGGCTGACTCCGCGCCCGGTGACGATGTGGCGACGCTGGATGGGCATGCTCATCGACGCCGTCCTCGTGGCCCTGGTGGCCGGGACCACCACGGTGGTCCTCCGCGCGGTGATGATGCTGTTGCTGAGGGATGCTTCCGAGGAGTGGATCCCGTTGATCAGTCCTGTGGCCTTTGCGGTGGCGACCATCGCGGTGTTCGTCTGGCCTGCCTGGAATCATCTCGCCGCATCCGTCGGGCAGACCGTGGTGTGGCTCACCCCGAAGTGGCGCAACGCGGACGGCACCCTGCACGATGGTTCCCGTTTCCGTCGGGTTATCAGGTCGCTGGTGGTGCCCGCATCATTGCTGATCCCGATGTGTCTGGCCCTCTTCTTCACTTCCTCGCCTTTCATCTGGTTGCTGCCCCTGGTGGTGCCGCTGTCCCTGGTCATGGTTCCGTTCACCCGCACCCATCGCAGCCTGTCCTGTTGGTTGACCGGCGCACAGATGGTCGACATCCGGGCGGAAGAAACCGACAAGGCCCTCCCCGTCCACTGA
- a CDS encoding PQQ-binding-like beta-propeller repeat protein, whose translation MKAATHSPKAATRPASRWRLRGATALMGAVLLTTSCWGTGSETPSSAPTVPSSPESSPPLTPPAQITTTWEVTVAGSGPLLEAHEGLVVAPDLAAGGSKLRMLNWADGSEVWSVDVSSDLAGFDILRKVPDTPPGQVAMWAESSQQQRTLFVYSTTDGSLIGRLDEEPERYLAMAASGAIYEMDSSNEGTVRISRASSVKEAHTKQWSFDLPEEDREWFWVREHDGVTDFCVDGQAGPVHEYACYLSVHTDDGSPVVKDGVRYRSAWVGNVLAGRKNDGPLKGFDQQGKELWTVEVEDGYPLGWGDDLIYVTEGMERSFVGLDPATGKELWRRDWDGGPWLAPVFDRTPSPQDGPLSVVVPSPSVRTGVLDPKTGKLDFVDYQIAEAREVIPTLGGALLISTGTSDVSSWFAVDPGKPGTLWDDVLKKYDTYDTLNGHLVASKGDRIALLA comes from the coding sequence ATGAAAGCGGCCACCCACTCCCCCAAAGCCGCGACGAGACCCGCCTCCAGATGGCGACTTCGCGGGGCCACAGCCCTGATGGGTGCGGTCCTGTTGACCACGTCCTGCTGGGGAACGGGATCCGAGACGCCATCGTCGGCCCCCACGGTCCCGTCATCACCCGAGTCCTCTCCGCCGCTGACTCCCCCAGCCCAGATCACGACCACCTGGGAGGTCACGGTTGCAGGGTCCGGCCCTCTTCTCGAGGCTCACGAGGGCCTGGTGGTAGCTCCGGACCTGGCCGCGGGCGGCAGCAAACTGAGAATGCTCAACTGGGCCGATGGCTCCGAGGTGTGGTCGGTCGATGTCTCCAGCGACCTCGCCGGTTTCGACATCCTCAGGAAAGTACCCGACACGCCGCCCGGGCAGGTGGCGATGTGGGCCGAATCTTCCCAGCAGCAAAGAACCCTTTTCGTCTACAGCACCACCGATGGCAGCCTCATCGGTCGACTCGATGAAGAGCCCGAGCGCTACCTGGCCATGGCCGCATCGGGCGCGATCTACGAGATGGACTCGTCCAATGAGGGCACCGTCCGAATCAGCCGCGCATCTTCCGTCAAGGAGGCACACACCAAGCAGTGGTCCTTCGACCTGCCTGAGGAGGACCGGGAATGGTTCTGGGTGAGGGAACACGACGGCGTGACCGATTTCTGCGTCGACGGACAGGCCGGCCCCGTCCACGAGTACGCCTGCTATCTGAGCGTTCACACCGACGACGGCAGCCCGGTGGTGAAGGACGGGGTGCGGTACCGCTCGGCCTGGGTGGGCAACGTCCTGGCAGGACGGAAGAACGACGGGCCGTTGAAGGGTTTCGACCAGCAGGGCAAGGAGCTGTGGACGGTCGAGGTCGAGGACGGTTATCCATTGGGTTGGGGAGACGACCTCATATACGTCACGGAGGGGATGGAGCGAAGCTTTGTGGGCCTGGACCCGGCGACGGGGAAAGAGCTCTGGCGCAGGGATTGGGACGGAGGTCCCTGGCTCGCTCCGGTCTTCGACAGAACCCCCTCCCCTCAGGACGGTCCCCTAAGCGTCGTCGTTCCGTCCCCTTCCGTACGGACGGGGGTTCTGGACCCCAAGACCGGGAAGCTCGATTTCGTGGACTATCAGATCGCCGAAGCGCGCGAGGTCATTCCAACCCTCGGGGGCGCCCTGTTGATCTCGACGGGTACTAGCGACGTCTCTTCCTGGTTTGCCGTGGATCCCGGAAAACCGGGCACCCTGTGGGATGACGTCCTGAAGAAATACGACACCTACGACACGCTCAACGGTCATCTGGTGGCCTCCAAGGGAGATCGAATCGCCCTGCTTGCGTGA